The Pseudanabaena sp. PCC 6802 genomic interval TGCACTGATTCTGCTTGCTGTAGAGCGATCCCGAGTAGTTCGCCAATTTGAGCTAGTAAATCTACTTCATCGACATTCCAGTGGCGCGGTGCGGTGTTTTGAAAAGCACTAAGCAATCCCCACAGGCGATCGCCTTGAAAAATTGGCGCGATCGCATAGGCTTTAGCTTGAAATTCTTCTAGCAAGGCGACATGCCAATCGGAGTACTCGGCAGTGCAGATGTCCGAGATCGCCAGGGTTTCATTGTTTGCGTAGCGCCCGCCATGGGTTTCCATGAAATGAGTATCCTCAATCGCAGGTAAAGCGCCCACTAAGGGCTTCCAACCTTCTGAAATCGACTCAAATAAAAAGTTGCCGCTCCAATCTGGATTGAATTGGTAGATGGTGACGCGATCGACTTCGATTAACTGGCGCACCTCCTCCGTTGCTGTTTGACAGATCTCCGAAAAATCTAGCGATCGACGAATCCGATTCGTAATTTTAACTAACGCTTTTTGACGTAACATGGCTTTTTCTTGAGCCTTGGCCTGGAGCAACAGCATAGCTTGAGGCTCGATCTGTTCCAGTTGCTCGGCTTGCTGCTGCTCATTTTGTTCAAAAAAACGAGCGGCAGGCGCAGCCGATTGATAGGCGGCTTGTTGCAAAGTATTAAATTGCATATCAGGCTGAGGTACCTCGGACATGTGCTTATGGCGGGACTATAACAGAACGATCGCAGTCACTCTCTAGGATTATTCCCAAAAATCGCTAACCAATAACTATCATGTTTATTTAATGTACAGTGCTCTATAATTTATCGTAAAATTAAGTTCAGGCAGTGGTTTAACCTTGTGTCATGCGAGATGCTTACACCATCTGCCGTAGCCCCCCTGCGCAGGAGTGTAGACCTCACCTTCAAGCAGATTGTATAGAGCTACCTTGCGTGAATGATGACGAAAAAATTGGCATAGGAAACTGAATGCATTATCTATGACGGGATCGGCTTGGCACAAAGGACTAGAGCTACTCTTGCAAGGGCAAGAGGAAGAAGCACAAATGGTCTGGCTATCTGCGATCGCAGAAGGAACGCCAGAAGAAGTTGAAGTTTGGCTTGCAGAATTAGTAGATATCCTTAAGGATGAAGCTATAAAGCAAGAGGAATTAGAAAATTATGACAAAGCCTGGTTGCTTCGCCAACACATCCGCGAAAACGATCCTGAGAATGTAAATAATTTATATGCACTAGGCAATCTTTATGCAAGACTGGGTGAGCCGGAAGAAGCGATCGCCATCCACGAACGGGTTCTCGAAATAAACCCTCAATTTGCTCTCAGCTACGTGTCAATAGCCCATTTGTTAGCGCCAGCCAATCGCAACTTTAAACTTAGCCAACGAGATAAAGTTGAACAAGGCATTCAAGCATTGGAAAAAGCGATCGCGATCGATCCTGAATTACCCGTCTTAGGTGAATTAGCATATCTCCAGAATATTTTGGGAGAGTATGCGAAGGGAGAACAATATGCCAGACAGGCGATCGCTAAAAATCCGCAGGAGGGAGAAGTAAATAGTTTCACGTCGCGCGTGTTAGCGGAATCCCTACTAGGACAGGGAAAGTTAGATCGCGATCCCACCTGCACCATTGACTTTTCACCACTCCAAAATATTTTGACTCACCAGAACCCAGGAAAGAATTTAGAGAGGAATAGTCATTTAGTTTCTACCTGTATCGATCTCGGTGGCAGTCACCACTTAGATGAATCCAAGCCAATTGTCTTTTTATCTTCAGATAGGGTATATTTTCGCAATTTTGGCATTGCCCAAGCATTGAGTTTATACGAAACATCACCTAGATGTGGCATCCATTTCCATATTATGGATCCAGATCTAGAAACATTCCAATTACTCAGCTCGCTGCAGGGCAAATTGCCAGATCTACAGATATCGCATTCCTATGAATTTTTGGATATTGCCGACAACAATAACCCTGATGGCTTGATAGCAAAACTTGTCTACTATTGCTGCGTCAGGTTCTGTCGTGCTGCTGAGTTTATTCGCAATGTTGGCAACACAGTTATTATCACTGACGCTGATGTTCTGTTTCGTCGCGATCTTGACTCTATTGTTAACTCAGAATCAGACTATGATATTGCTCTGGTAGATTTTGGTTCTGGCCTACCAATTTACGACCGATACTGTGCATCACTTGTCATTGTTCGTCAAACCGAAGCTGCAAAAAACTACCTAAATTGTTTATCTGATTTCATCATCCATAATTTACGCCAAAGATCTGCTTGGATGCTAGATCAATTTGGTTTATACGGTGTAGGAAACACATATGTCAAGAGGAATCCAGACTTTAAGACAAGATTTTTGCCCGACTATTATACGTCAACTGAATGGAGCGATCGCAATCCAATCTGGAGTGCTCAGAATAACAAAAAGTGGGAACAGAATCGATACACCGAACTCAAGCAAAAGATTCTTAGCAACTACGGATTTGCAGATTTAGCTGCGGATTTGCAGATGCGATCCGTCACAGTGACCGACACAAATGAATCAATGAACGAGTGCCAGAATTCAAACGAGATATTACTATCTGGCTTTAATCAGCTTTGTCAAGCCAAGTATGGCTTGATGCTCTATAACAAAAACGATCTTTATATTGGTAGATCGCTGAGCTATTTAGGCACATGGTGCGAGCATGAAATCGATCTGCTGAAGCAACTAATAAGTTCAGGTGATGTTGTTCTAGATGTAGGAGCAAATATCGGTACGCATACTTTGGCATTCTGTCAATTTGTTGGGGCAAGGGGAAAAGTATATGCGTTTGAGGCACAAAGAATAATTTATCAAGCTTTAGTTGCAAGTATTGCCTTAAATAGCATCTCCCACGCTTACTGTTTTAATCAAGCTGTAGGATCGGAACCCGGATTCATTAACGTGCCACAAATTGATTTCACGAGATCGGATAATTTCGGTGGCGTAGTCCTGCAAGGTACATCAAGACTAGAAAAAACAGTCGCAAGTCAATACGAACGCGTAGAGATGGTAACGATTGACAGCTTGGGGTTGCAGCAATGCCACCTGATCAAAGCCGATGTTGAAGGCATGGAGCGCGATGTCATCATGGGTGCGAGAAATACCATAGAGAAATACCATCCCATTCTCTATCTTGAAAGCCATGATGATGACACAAGAAACCCATTAATCTGGCTTTGCAAGCAACTAGGATACATTTTATATTGGCATGGTACTGAAAACGACCCTAATATTTTAGGGATCCACCCACACCAAAACATACAAATACAAGGACTAGTAGAAGTCTCATGACTACGCTAAAGCTTAATGAGATGCATTATTAATCACTAGACAGAATGATATGAGCGCAAACAATCTCTATTGGTACGATGGATTAGAGTTGCTTCTACAAGGACAAGAGGAAGAAGCTCAAATGGTCTGGATATCTGCGATCGCCGATGGAACCCCAGAGCAAGTTGAAGTTTGGTTGGCAGAATTAGTAGATATCCTTAAAGGTGAAGCCATAAAGCAAGAGGGTTTAGGAAATTATGACAAAGCTTGGTTGCTTCGCCAGCACATTCAAGAAAATGCCCCAGGAGATATAGAGAACCTATTGCACCTGATCGTTACATCAATCAAATCTCAAACATTCCGACCTAAAGAAGATACAGTTTTAGAAGATGTAATTGAATTGCTCACTGCTAGTTCGAGATCGAAAATAGATCTCAATCTTCCATTGCAAACATTGCAGGAATTAATTAGATCGGACGTTGCTGGTGATATTCTTCAGAGATTTTCTAATGCTTGTATTGTTTTCTATGACTCTTGCCTAGGGACAATGGTAAATACCGAGTCCGCTGAGATTCACAATATCAAAGGTAATATCTATAGTAAAACAGGAAGAGTAGAGGAAGCGATCGCCTCATATTTAATTGCCTTAGAACTCGATCCCAATAATCCTGAACCACTGCTTGGCTTAGGTAATATCGAACAAGCATCGGGGAAACACGAAGCGGCAATTGCTTTTTATGAAAAAGCTCTACAGATTCAACCTGATTTTGCTAGTGCATATACTTGTCTGGGAGAATCACTATATTATCTAAATATATGCGATCGGGCAATTTCCAATTGGCAAAAGGCTCTCGAACTCGATCCAGAGCAGGTGGTTGCGAGATTAAGTCTAGCTAAAGTACTACTCCAAAATGCTTCTTTAGAGGAAGCATTCTCCTGTTTAGAGGAAGCACCTACCCATAAAATCGATTTCGCTTATGTTTACCTTGATTTGGGAGTAGCCTTTCACAACGAAAACGTTAAGTTGGAAGTCAAATGTTATCAGAAAGCCATATTGCTCAAGCCAGACTATGAGTTAGCCTATCTCAATCTTGCTATGGCTTTCTCAAAATCTAATATGCTAGATGAAGCTTATGAATGTTATAGAAGGTTATTAGACATTAATCCTAATCATGCAAATGCCTATGCTAATTTGGGGGATTTTTGGATGGTGCATGGCAACATTGAGGAAGCTCAATCTAATTATAGCAAGGCTTTACAGTTGAACCCTGATTGTCTAAAAGCTAATCGTATGAGTTTGTTGGGGTTACCTGTTATTTATGAAAGTGCAGATGAAATAGATTATTGGCGACAACACTTTACAGATGGCTTGCAACGTTACGCAAATCTTATATCGCAAAAGCTGGTAACAGATAAAGTATGGGCATTAGAGAGCATTGGTCTAAAAACAAACTTTCATCTTGCCTATCAAGGTAAAAACGATCTCGAGCTGCAATATCATTATGGACAGATTGTTCAGCAAGTTATGGCAGCCAACTATCCGCAGTGGTCAAGACGTTTGGAGATGTCACTGCCCGCTCCTAATGGCAAAATTCGGATTGGATATATTTCTCCTTACTTTAGGGAGCATAGTGTTGGGAGAATGACCTTGGGCTGGATACAGCAACGAGATCGAAATAGCTTTGAGACCTATGTTTACTATACTGATAAACTAGTTGACAGTACCACCGAAAAATTTCAGCAAGAAAGCGACTTTTTTCGACATATTACTCCTAACGATCTAGAAGCCTGCTGCGATAGAATCTTTGCAGATCGCTTGCATGTACTGGTGTTTACAGACATTGGTATGCATCCTCAAATGACTCAAATTGCTGGCTTGAGACTCGCTCCCATTCAGTGCGCCTGGGCCGGCCACCCAGTTACCACTGGTATCCCAACTATTGCTTATTATCTGTCTAGCGATCTGATGGAATCGGATGATGCCCAAGCACATTACTCAGAACAATTGGTTCGTTTACCTAGTCTTGGCTTGAGCTATCCTTGGCCTAAACTACCTGCTACGCCTAAAGATCGAGCAGACCTGAATTTACCAAAAGACTGCTTGATTTATCTCTCATGCCAGACAATTTGGAAATATCTGCCTCAATACGACTATATATTTACACAAATTGTTAACAAGGTTCCAGAGTCCAAGATTGCGTTTTGTGTAAGCGACATGCAAGATACTGTCACCCAAAAATTTCGACAGCGCATCGAATCAGCATTTTTAAAAGCTAATTTAGACTGCAACGATCGCTGCATATTTTTGCCTCGTATGAACTTTGAAGATTATCTCAGTCTCCTACTCAACTCGGATGTTTCGCTGGATACAATTGGCTTTTCTGGATCGAATACAACCTTACAGGCGATTGCTTGTAATTTACCTGTGGTTACCATGCCAACTGAGTTTTTAAAAGGTCGTACAACCTATGGTATTCTAAAAGCGCTTGATGTAACAGATACAATTGCTTATAGCGAATCAGAATATATTGATATAGCCGTTAGACTTGGTCGGGATTTGCCTTGGAATCGAGATATAGTAGCAAAAATCAAATCACGCCATAAGTATGTATATAATGATGATAATTGTATTAGGGGATTGGAAAACTTTTTTAGAGAGATAGTAAGAACAGAATAGATAATATGACTAATCAAGCAGAGAGTCTTGCTTTACAGCAAGTTGGAGAAGATGTAATGATATGGCCACTAGCCAAAATCATCACACCTGAAGTCATCTCAATAGGTGATTCAGTAATTATTGATGACTTTGTCTTCATTATGGGGGGTGAACGTACAATCATCGGTAGCTTTGTTCATATTGGTGCTTTTACATCTATTGCTGGTGGTGGGGAATTTATTATGGAGGATTTCTCCGGCCTATCAGGTGGAGTGAGAATTTATACTGGTAATGAGGACTACGCGGGAGGCTGCTTAACTAATCCAACCGTTCCCTTTCCCTATCGTGTAGCCAGTCGTTCGTTTGTGCATATCCACAAACATGCGATCGTTGGCGCAAATTCGGTTATTTTGCCGGGAGTTGTAATTGGAGAAGGTGTTGCAATTGGAGCGAACTCCTTGGTTAAAAAAGACTGCGAGCCCTGGACAACCTACTTCGGATCGCCAGCCAAACCGATTGGGGCGCGCCCCAAGGAAAAAATGTTAGAACTAGAGGCGCAATTGCGTAAAGATCTCTACGATCCTTATGGCAAATATATCCCCAAGAGCGATCGCCGCGAACCAATAAATTAACTTGCCAGGTGATTACCCCGTTGGAGATCTGGGTATGCTGAATTTAGTTACCACGCAGCCTGCTATTACGGAGGAATCTACACGTTATGATCGAGCTTCTAGAACAAAGCACGATTACCGATCTAGCAATTTTCGGCGGTAAGCCAGCTTTTGCTGAAAAGCTGCACGTTGGTCGGCCCAATGTTGGCAATCGCGAACGTCTTCTGGAACGCATCAACGACATGCTGGATCGCAAGTGGTTTTCAAACAATGGGCCTTACGTGCAGGAGTTCGAGCAGCAGATTTGCGAGAGGCTGGGCGTTAAGCACTGCATCGCTATGGTCAACGGCACTGTGGCGCTCGAAATTGCCATTAGAGCAACAGGGCTGGCAGGTGAGGTAATCGTGCCGTCGTTTACCTTTGTGGCTACCGCGCACGCTTTGCAGTGGCAGGAAATCACCCCCGTTTTTTGCGACGTAGACCCGCAAACCCACACTCTTAATCCCTGGCGGATCGAAGCCATGATTACACCGCGCACTACGGGTATAATCGGCGTGCATCTCTGGGGTAAGCCTTGTAACGTAGAAGCAATTACGGAGATCGCGCAAAAGCACGAGCTTAAATTACTCTTCGATGCTTCCCATGCTTTTGGCAACTCTTACAATGGTCAAAAGATCGGTAACTTTGGCGATGCTGAAGTGTTTAGTTTCCATGCTACCAAGTTCCTTAATGCCTTTGAAGGCGGGGCGATCGTTACAAATAACGACGAGCTAGCTAATAAAATTCGCTTGATGAAGAATTTCGGTTTTGCTGGCTACGATAACGTAGTTTACGTTGGCACAAATGGCAAAATGAGCGAAGTGTCTGCCGCAATGGGTTTGACTGGTTTAGAAAGTATGTCTACTTTTATCGCGGCAAACCAACAAAACTATAAGCAATATCAACAAGAATTGTCTGGTTTAGCAGGGATTAAGCTATTTGCCTATGACGAGGCAGAGCATTGTAACTATCAGTATATTGTTCTAGAGGTTGATGAAACTAAGAGTCAAATCAGCCGCGATCGCCTGCTAAAAGTACTTCATGCCGAGAATATTCTAGCGCGCCGCTACTTTTATCCTGGCTGCCATCGCATGGAACCATATCGCTCTTATTTCCCCCATGCAGGGTTGCTGTTACCAGAGACAGAAAAGCTAGGTCAGCGGGTTTTGGTCTTGCCAACAGGTACATCGGTTAGTAGCGTAGATATCCATAAAATTACTCAAGTAATTCGCTATTGTGTTACTCATGGATCTGAAATCAGTCAAAGGCTTAGATCTCAATAAAAAACAGCATCATGACGACAGCACTATCTGACTGGGAGCAACAAGCCCAAGCTTATTTTTTGCAAGGTAACTATAGCGAGGCAGTTAGTTTGTACGAACAGGCGATCGCTTCTAACCCCAATGTCAAATCTTACTACTGGCAACTTGGCTTGCTGCTGCTACTGCAAGGTCAAGAAGAGGAGGCACAGATGGTGTGGTTTGATGCGCTTTCTACGGCAGACTCGGAAGCAGAAATGCATGCCTATATTGCTGAACTGATAGAAACTCTGGATAACGAATCTCAAATCCAGGCAAATAGGGCAAACTATCAAACTGCATGGTCGATCCGTCAATACATTCACGAAAATCAACCTGAGAATGTCGATAACCTTTTGCAGACGTTCTTGCTGCATATCAAGCTAGATCGCGACAACTTCAGTCTACCGGAAAATACGATCCTACAAGAAGCGATCTCTCTATTACCTGACCGTTCGCCTGCTGAAGTTAATGGTGTTTTGTTATTACAGGTTGTCCAGAAGGTTGTAGCTCTAGATCGTACTTCCCCCAGTTGCTTGCAATTGATAGATGCCTGCGTTGCTCACTATCAGAAAGCTTTAGCAGATCGACCAGAAACTGCCGAATGGCATTACAGGTTGGGAACGATCTATGCAGAAATGCAACAACATGTGGATGCGATCGCTTACTACAACCAAGCTTTGCAACTCGATCCCAACTACGCCGAAGCCTATTTCAGTCTTGGGAATATCGATTTAAATCAAGGAAATTACGAGCAAGCGATCGCCAATTACCAAACAGCGATCCAACTCAACCCAATTTTTTCTAAAGCCTACATCAATCTAGCGTACGTTCAAGAGAGGCAAGAGAAAATTGAAGAAGCTATTCTAAACTTACAAAAAGCGCTTGAAATCCAACCTGATTTTGTGGAGGCACATAGAAATTTAGGTGTCTTACTTCTGAAAGCTGGCAGGGATGACGAAGCAATAGCCAGATTTCAAAGAGCAATAGAGATTTGCCCAACCTATGCTGAGGTCTACAGAGATATTGGCGATATTTTTCTTCGGAAAGACAATTTGGAAAAAGCGGTTGACTATTATCAAAGAGCAATACAAGTTCAACCTAATTATGGGGATGCTTATTGGCAGCTTATCATTCTGCTTAGTAAATCCCAATTGAGTAAAGAAGCTAGTGCTTCGAGAAAAATTCTTGTCGATCGGTACGCACTATCATGTGGATCGAGCGATCCCATTCGTTCGCAAGTAGCTTTTATTGGCTCATATCTCATTGCTGGTATGTACGATCGAGCGCTCGAGCAATTTTTAGAGTTGGAAAATCAAATTTACGAACATGCCGCTCGTCTTACCCCCAAGGAAATTCAAGCA includes:
- a CDS encoding GAF domain-containing protein, whose amino-acid sequence is MSEVPQPDMQFNTLQQAAYQSAAPAARFFEQNEQQQAEQLEQIEPQAMLLLQAKAQEKAMLRQKALVKITNRIRRSLDFSEICQTATEEVRQLIEVDRVTIYQFNPDWSGNFLFESISEGWKPLVGALPAIEDTHFMETHGGRYANNETLAISDICTAEYSDWHVALLEEFQAKAYAIAPIFQGDRLWGLLSAFQNTAPRHWNVDEVDLLAQIGELLGIALQQAESVQQMQSQALELQKVVAELHLSQRELIQTEKMATLGQPIASVAHEINNSLSAIQTAATNVQDFLEAGLGELPHLHQYLSPQEQESFFQLVDRAIHTQGFMASIESRALRRKIATEIEPYNFEDARYIAELLIDMGVDEERIELLQPLLNSDRADWAIRLAYSLTRSFTNNQTILEAVERSSKMVSALKSYTKVEQNTEKHEKL
- a CDS encoding FkbM family methyltransferase codes for the protein MTGSAWHKGLELLLQGQEEEAQMVWLSAIAEGTPEEVEVWLAELVDILKDEAIKQEELENYDKAWLLRQHIRENDPENVNNLYALGNLYARLGEPEEAIAIHERVLEINPQFALSYVSIAHLLAPANRNFKLSQRDKVEQGIQALEKAIAIDPELPVLGELAYLQNILGEYAKGEQYARQAIAKNPQEGEVNSFTSRVLAESLLGQGKLDRDPTCTIDFSPLQNILTHQNPGKNLERNSHLVSTCIDLGGSHHLDESKPIVFLSSDRVYFRNFGIAQALSLYETSPRCGIHFHIMDPDLETFQLLSSLQGKLPDLQISHSYEFLDIADNNNPDGLIAKLVYYCCVRFCRAAEFIRNVGNTVIITDADVLFRRDLDSIVNSESDYDIALVDFGSGLPIYDRYCASLVIVRQTEAAKNYLNCLSDFIIHNLRQRSAWMLDQFGLYGVGNTYVKRNPDFKTRFLPDYYTSTEWSDRNPIWSAQNNKKWEQNRYTELKQKILSNYGFADLAADLQMRSVTVTDTNESMNECQNSNEILLSGFNQLCQAKYGLMLYNKNDLYIGRSLSYLGTWCEHEIDLLKQLISSGDVVLDVGANIGTHTLAFCQFVGARGKVYAFEAQRIIYQALVASIALNSISHAYCFNQAVGSEPGFINVPQIDFTRSDNFGGVVLQGTSRLEKTVASQYERVEMVTIDSLGLQQCHLIKADVEGMERDVIMGARNTIEKYHPILYLESHDDDTRNPLIWLCKQLGYILYWHGTENDPNILGIHPHQNIQIQGLVEVS
- a CDS encoding tetratricopeptide repeat protein, with the protein product MSANNLYWYDGLELLLQGQEEEAQMVWISAIADGTPEQVEVWLAELVDILKGEAIKQEGLGNYDKAWLLRQHIQENAPGDIENLLHLIVTSIKSQTFRPKEDTVLEDVIELLTASSRSKIDLNLPLQTLQELIRSDVAGDILQRFSNACIVFYDSCLGTMVNTESAEIHNIKGNIYSKTGRVEEAIASYLIALELDPNNPEPLLGLGNIEQASGKHEAAIAFYEKALQIQPDFASAYTCLGESLYYLNICDRAISNWQKALELDPEQVVARLSLAKVLLQNASLEEAFSCLEEAPTHKIDFAYVYLDLGVAFHNENVKLEVKCYQKAILLKPDYELAYLNLAMAFSKSNMLDEAYECYRRLLDINPNHANAYANLGDFWMVHGNIEEAQSNYSKALQLNPDCLKANRMSLLGLPVIYESADEIDYWRQHFTDGLQRYANLISQKLVTDKVWALESIGLKTNFHLAYQGKNDLELQYHYGQIVQQVMAANYPQWSRRLEMSLPAPNGKIRIGYISPYFREHSVGRMTLGWIQQRDRNSFETYVYYTDKLVDSTTEKFQQESDFFRHITPNDLEACCDRIFADRLHVLVFTDIGMHPQMTQIAGLRLAPIQCAWAGHPVTTGIPTIAYYLSSDLMESDDAQAHYSEQLVRLPSLGLSYPWPKLPATPKDRADLNLPKDCLIYLSCQTIWKYLPQYDYIFTQIVNKVPESKIAFCVSDMQDTVTQKFRQRIESAFLKANLDCNDRCIFLPRMNFEDYLSLLLNSDVSLDTIGFSGSNTTLQAIACNLPVVTMPTEFLKGRTTYGILKALDVTDTIAYSESEYIDIAVRLGRDLPWNRDIVAKIKSRHKYVYNDDNCIRGLENFFREIVRTE
- a CDS encoding acyltransferase → MTNQAESLALQQVGEDVMIWPLAKIITPEVISIGDSVIIDDFVFIMGGERTIIGSFVHIGAFTSIAGGGEFIMEDFSGLSGGVRIYTGNEDYAGGCLTNPTVPFPYRVASRSFVHIHKHAIVGANSVILPGVVIGEGVAIGANSLVKKDCEPWTTYFGSPAKPIGARPKEKMLELEAQLRKDLYDPYGKYIPKSDRREPIN
- a CDS encoding DegT/DnrJ/EryC1/StrS family aminotransferase, giving the protein MIELLEQSTITDLAIFGGKPAFAEKLHVGRPNVGNRERLLERINDMLDRKWFSNNGPYVQEFEQQICERLGVKHCIAMVNGTVALEIAIRATGLAGEVIVPSFTFVATAHALQWQEITPVFCDVDPQTHTLNPWRIEAMITPRTTGIIGVHLWGKPCNVEAITEIAQKHELKLLFDASHAFGNSYNGQKIGNFGDAEVFSFHATKFLNAFEGGAIVTNNDELANKIRLMKNFGFAGYDNVVYVGTNGKMSEVSAAMGLTGLESMSTFIAANQQNYKQYQQELSGLAGIKLFAYDEAEHCNYQYIVLEVDETKSQISRDRLLKVLHAENILARRYFYPGCHRMEPYRSYFPHAGLLLPETEKLGQRVLVLPTGTSVSSVDIHKITQVIRYCVTHGSEISQRLRSQ
- a CDS encoding tetratricopeptide repeat protein, with the translated sequence MTTALSDWEQQAQAYFLQGNYSEAVSLYEQAIASNPNVKSYYWQLGLLLLLQGQEEEAQMVWFDALSTADSEAEMHAYIAELIETLDNESQIQANRANYQTAWSIRQYIHENQPENVDNLLQTFLLHIKLDRDNFSLPENTILQEAISLLPDRSPAEVNGVLLLQVVQKVVALDRTSPSCLQLIDACVAHYQKALADRPETAEWHYRLGTIYAEMQQHVDAIAYYNQALQLDPNYAEAYFSLGNIDLNQGNYEQAIANYQTAIQLNPIFSKAYINLAYVQERQEKIEEAILNLQKALEIQPDFVEAHRNLGVLLLKAGRDDEAIARFQRAIEICPTYAEVYRDIGDIFLRKDNLEKAVDYYQRAIQVQPNYGDAYWQLIILLSKSQLSKEASASRKILVDRYALSCGSSDPIRSQVAFIGSYLIAGMYDRALEQFLELENQIYEHAARLTPKEIQALYTWLLIAIPHLRDDLGANSQLSKLIGELYTRKVLAARPITSQRSFYPASDPSKHLKIGFISPNFARNAVGWLCFDVVCELSQLTPHIYLYATGNLREDDRTEMFARVASKLYRPQDLLSNNLVEEILMQVREDELDVLVDLDSVTMHVNPEILYQQPAPVCISWLGFDAPFITARNYYLSDRYLHPEGTEAHYCEQIVRVPDLCVAISGLEREPACRDEMRHELGISAEQVAYLTLASGRKFTPDMVKAQVSILKYVTNSVLIHKAITGDPEIIQLSYQQECAIQMVDFNRIKFIKPQLPEEKHRTTYIAADVMLDSYPYNGGTHTIEGLWFDLPLVTRTGSQTFMGRVGYACLTSLGIAEGVSWSWEEYTDWGIKFGLDSSLRVSVRERMVRAKQIETLAPLWNPKKLARDMYDRFRELRFKQI